A part of Fusarium graminearum PH-1 chromosome 3, whole genome shotgun sequence genomic DNA contains:
- a CDS encoding ornithine aminotransferase: MSPHAEKTVSRFHATSTDKAIAIEEEYAAHNYHPLPVVFSRAEGVNVWDPEGNHYYDFLSAYSAVNQGHCHPELIKTLTEQAGRLTLSSRAFYNDVFPKWAEKVRSVFGYDMVLPMCTGAEAVETAIKIARKWAYKVKGVPQEKAWIFGVSENFHGRTMTAITLSVDPESRENYGPYVPNVGAINPTTGKAIRYNNIADLEEVLEAHGKETAAFICEPIQGEAGVVVPDDDYLAKVQALCTKHNVLFICDEIQTGIGRTGRMLCSEWANIKPDLVTLGKAISGGMYPVSCVLSSKEVMLVVEPGTHGSTYGGNPLGSAVSIRALEIMEEEDLTAKADKLGNMFRDGLKALNTPILKVIRGKGLLNAVVIDESAANGRTAWDLCLLLKSKGLLAKPTHGDIIRFAPPLVISEEDLKKGLNIIAEAIKELPTVEPAKHH, from the exons ATGTCTCCTCACGCCGAGAAGACCGTCTCTCGGTTCCATGCCACCTCCAccgacaaggccatcgccaTTGAGGAGGAGTACGCTGCTCACAACTATCACCCCCTCCCCGTGGTCTTTTCCCGCGCCGAAGGCGTCAACGTCTGGGACCCTGAGGGCAACCACTACTACGATTTCCTCTCCGCCTACAGCGCTGTCAACCAAGGCCACTGTCACCCCGAGCTCATCAAGACTCTCACTGAACAGGCTGGTCGATTGACGCTCAGCTCTCGAGCATTCTACAACGATGTCTTCCCCAAGTGGGCTGAAAAGGTCCGAAGCGTCTTTGGTTACGACATGGTTCTGCCCATGTGCACTGGCGCTGAGGCTGTCGAGACTGCTATTAAGATTGCCCGCAAGTGGGCGTACAAGGTCAAGGGTGTTCCTCAGGAGAAGGCCTggatctttggtgtttcgGAGAACTTCCACGGTCGAACT ATGACCGCCATCACCTTGTCAGTAGACCCCGAGTCAAGAGAGAACTACGGCCCTTATGTTCCCAACGTCGGTGCCATCAACCCCACCACCGGAAAGGCCATCCgatacaacaacattgcCGATCTCGAAGAGGTTCTCGAGGCCCACGGCAAGGAGACCGCTGCTTTCATCTGCGAGCCTATTCAGGGtgaggctggtgttgttgtccCCGACGATGATTACCTCGCCAAGGTCCAGGCTCTCTGCACCAAGCACAATGTTTTGTTCATTTGCGACGAGATTCAAACTGGTATTGGACGAACTGGACGCATGCTTTGCTCTGAATGggccaacatcaagcccGACCTTGTCACTCTTGGAAAGGCCATCTCTGGTGGCATGTACCCTGTGAGCTGCgttctcagcagcaaggagGTCATGCTGGTTGTTGAGCCTGGCACTCATGGATCTACCTACGGAGGTAACCCTCTAGGATCCGCTGTCTCCATCCGCGCCCTTGAGATcatggaagaggaagatctCACTGCCAAGGCTGATAAGCTTGGTAACATGTTCCGTGATGGTCTCAAAGCCCTCAACACTCCTATTCTCAAGGTGATCCGAGGAAAGGGTCTCCTCAACGCTGTTGTCATCGACGAATCTGCAGCCAACGGCCGAACCGCCTGGGATCTGTGCTTGCtcctcaagagcaagggtcTATTGGCCAAGCCCACTCACGGCGACATCATCCGCTTTGCACCTCCTCTAGTTATTAGCGAGGAGGACCTCAAAAAGGGCCTCAACATTATTGCCGAGGCTATCAAGGAGCTTCCTACTGTCGAGCCTGCCAAGCACCACTAA
- a CDS encoding GPI mannosyltransferase 3, whose protein sequence is MSSATVSRKSLDEARNQRNRSFFLRDIIVIRLINAWWIATFFQPDEFFQSLEPAWNLAFGSQSGAWLTWEWQHQLRTSLHPALFAGVYLVADFISSHILPVGILRATILVAVPQALQAVIAGLGDWYTWQLAVSIYGANSNVSFFALFLQIFNPWQWYCSTRTFSNSLEMTLTVMAMYYWPWELLGVAQTTKENPKPAPILKSLWSLRASLCLAALAVVLRPTNILIWATIVLFTITRISLQGPSPLTLSTVVTLIREAIWCGSLILAISAASDRWYFGFWTFPAYNFLYFNLSKSLAVFYGRSPWHYYFLQGLPLICTTSLPFAVASLYKPTAHATSTQQFNVLKTLAYTVFTTVGALSLITHKEVRFIYPLLPALSILAAPYTASFFTSQPSPTTNNPRPQPQIRNKRYLFVALGVNMFLAGYLSFFHQPAPLNVLAYLRHEYERIHPDSVQLAQTSHFSAMPENEDELFALFLMPCHSTPWRSHLIYPGLRAYALGCEPPLHTEPNTPERDNYRDEADRFYDDPIPFLTSELFSPTKALTVPRYIVGFESIEPWLQEFVQTFEAQSLGLTQVRPVWKGFNGLFNEDWRRSGDMIVWDTGVYDNAPPTKEL, encoded by the exons ATGTCGTCTGCAACAGTTTCGAGGAAATCTCTAGATGAGGCCCGGAACCAGAGAAACCGCTCGTTTTTCTTGCGTGACATTATTGTCATTcgtctcatcaatgcttGGTGGATAGCCACCTTTTTCCAGCCAGATGAGTTCTTCCAGTCCCTTGAGCCAGCTTGGAACCTGGCTTTTGGATCTCAGAGTGGTGCATGGTTGACATGG GAatggcaacaccaacttcGCACCTCTCTTCACCCAGCTCTCTTCGCAGGCGTCTATCTCGTCGCCGACTTCATCTCCAGCCACATCCTCCCTGTAGGAATCCTCCGCGCTACCATCCTCGTCGCTGTTccccaagctctccaagctGTGATTGCTGGCCTCGGTGACTGGTACACCTGGCAGCTGGCTGTTTCCATCTACGGAGCCAACAGCAATGTCTCCTTCTTCGCC CTCTTTCTGCAAATCTTCAACCCTTGGCAATGGTACTGCTCTACACGGACCTTTTCAAACTCTCTAGAGATGACTCTTACTGTCATGGCGATGTATTACTGGCCCTGGGAGCTTCTCGGCGTGGCGCagacgacaaaggaaaaCCCCAAGCCTGCCCCTAttctcaagagtctctgGTCACTTCGTGCCTCTCTTTGTCTCGCGGCTTTAGCTGTGGTCCTTCGACCCACCAACATCTTGATCTGGGCTACCATTGTCCTCTTCACTATTACCCGGATCTCACTTCAGGGGCCTTCACCTCTCACCCTTTCAACAGTTGTTACACTGATCCGTGAGGCCATCTGGTGCGGTTCTCTGATCCTAGCCATATCCGCTGCTTCAGACCGTTGGTATTTCGGTTTCTGGACATTTCCCGCCTATAACTTTCTTTATTTTAACCTATCAAAGTCCCTTGCCGTCTTCTATGGCCGAAGCCCGTGGCACTATTATTTTCTCCAAGGACTTCCCCTCATTTGCACCACAAGCCTTCCTTTTGCTGTTGCCTCTCTTTACAAGCCAACTGCACATGCGACGTCGACACAGCAATTCAATGTGCTTAAAACATTAGCTTACACAGTTTTCACAACTGTTGGTGCCTTGTCGCTTATCACTCATAAAGAAGTTCGCTTCATCTATCCTCTCCTCCCAGCACTCAGCATCCTCGCTGCTCCTTACACTGCCTCATTCTTTACATCCCAACCAAGTCCCACCACGAACAATCCCCGTCCGCAACCTCAGATCCGCAACAAGCGCTATCTTTTCGTCGCCCTTGGTGTCAATATGTTTCTCGCAGGCTACCTATCTTTCTTCCACCAGCCAGCTCCCCTCAATGTCCTCGCCTACCTCCGTCATGAGTACGAGCGCATCCATCCAGACTCTGTTCAACTGGCCCAAACTTCTCATTTCTCTGCTATGCCCGAGAATGAAGACGAGCTCTTTGCTTTGTTCCTGATGCCTTGTCACTCTACTCCTTGGCGTTCACATCTAATCTACCCTGGTCTGCGAGCTTATGCCCTCGGTTGCGAGCCCCCTCTTCATACTGAGCCAAACACCCCCGAGAGAGATAACTATCGCGACGAGGCCGATCGATTCTACGATGATCCCATCCCTTTCCTCACCTCCGAGCTATTCAGTCCGACCAAGGCCCTCACTGTTCCTCGTTATATCGTTGGCTTTGAGAGTATTGAACCATGGCTGCAAGAATTCGTACAGACTTTTGAGGCGCAGTCTCTTGGCTTGACCCAAGTGCGGCCTGTTTGGAAAGGGTTTAATGGTCTTTTCAACGAAGATTGGCGACGTTCAGGCGATATGATTGTTTGGGACACTGGCGTTTATGATAATGCACCCCCCACAAAGGAACTATAA